A part of Macaca mulatta isolate MMU2019108-1 chromosome 12, T2T-MMU8v2.0, whole genome shotgun sequence genomic DNA contains:
- the MSL3B gene encoding MSL complex subunit 3B: MEERTVTLEIPEVLKRQLEDDCYYINRRKRLVKLPCHTNIITILESYVRHFAISAAFSANERPRHLHAMPHANMNVPYVPAEKNVDLCKEMADGLRITFDYTLPLVLLYPYEQAQYKKVTASKVFLAIKESATNTSRSQEKLCPRERDLLNPSRPQSTESPSTTGERATPKRRKAEPEAVRSLRRSSPHTANCDRLSKTSTSPQPKRWQQDMSTSMPKLFLHLEKKTPVHSRSSSPIPLTPNQSQGIEGSAAFAGFEGRRTNEINEVLSWKLVPDNYPPGDQAPPPSYIYGAQHLLRLFVKLPEILGKMSFAEKNLKALLKHFDLFVRFLAEYHDDFFPESAYVAASEVHYSTKNSQAAYKSVDGSVRTTAPSSMAF, encoded by the coding sequence ATGGAAGAAAGAACAGTAACTCTAGAAATCCCTGAAGTTTTGAAGAGGCAGCTGGAGGATGATTGTTACTACATTAATCGGAGGAAACGGTTAGTGAAACTTCCATGCCACACCAACATCATAACGATTTTGGAATCCTATGTGAGGCATTTTGCTATCAGTGCAGCCTTTTCAGCCAATGAGCGGCCTCGTCACCTTCACGCTATGCCACATGCCAACATGAATGTGCCTTATGTCCCAGCAGAAAAGAATGTTGACCTTTGTAAGGAGATGGCGGATGGATTAAGAATAACTTTTGATTACACTCTCCCGTTGGTTTTACTCTATCCCTATGAACAAGCTCAGTATAAAAAGGTGACTGCATCTAAGGTTTTTCTTGCAATTAAGGAAAGTGCCACAAATACTAGTAGGAGCCAGGAGAAGCTCTGTCccagagagagagatttgttgAATCCATCCAGGCCGCAGTCTACAGAGAGTCCGTCAACCACTGGTGAACGAGCCACCCCCAAAAGGCGCAAAGCCGAGCCGGAAGCAGTGCGGTCTCTGAGGCGGTCCTCGCCCCACACGGCCAACTGTGACAGGCTTTCTAAGACCAGCACCTCACCTCAGCCCAAGCGCTGGCAGCAGGACATGTCCACCAGCATGCCCAAGCTGTTCCTGCACCTGGAAAAGAAGACACCTGTGCATAGCAGATCATCTTCACCTATTCCTCTGACTCCTAACCAGAGTCAGGGAATAGAAGGGAGTGCTGCGTTTGCTGGCTTTGAAGGGAGAAGAACTAATGAAATAAATGAGGTCCTCTCCTGGAAGCTCGTGCCTGACAATTACCCACCAGGTGACCAGGCGCCTCCACCCTCTTACATTTACGGGGCGCAACATTTGCTGCGATTGTTTGTAAAACTTCCAGAAATTCTTGGAAAAATGTCCTTTGCTGAAAAGAATCTGAAGGCTTTATTGAAGCACTTTGATCTCTTTGTGAGGTTTTTAGCAGAATACCACGATGACTTCTTCCCAGAGTCGGCTTATGTCGCTGCCTCTGAGGTGCATTACAGCACCAAGAACTCCCAGGCAGCCTATAAAAGCGTTGATGGTTCTGTAAGAACAACTGCTCCATCTAGCATGGCGTTCTGA